One region of Chthonomonadales bacterium genomic DNA includes:
- a CDS encoding Gfo/Idh/MocA family oxidoreductase: MNVGIVGLGGPGVAHAKRVAASGRARVAAVADVREDRARVAAHEHGARAYADYREMLEREALDAVLLCTPHFVRVEPIRAICARGAALFCEKPPALTMQDAAACLEAIRGAGVVNSVGFMYRWARVTEHMRELLDGRVVLSCTVRGAWPVAFWEGIPEWLLTCERSGGPIVEQGVHLLDVARYVLRDDVVEAQAFAANRLMPRGERATVDDTISVNLRFSGGALGTHLHNWSHRGWVWEVACIGDDFTLTWDMATSSVRGRMSEETVHFHAEDDPYQAEIEGFLLAVERGDQSLIRSSYEDAARTLAAALAAAESAAGGGRPVRTTAVE, from the coding sequence GTGAACGTCGGGATCGTCGGGCTCGGCGGACCGGGCGTGGCCCACGCGAAGCGGGTCGCCGCGTCGGGACGGGCGCGCGTGGCGGCCGTGGCCGATGTGCGCGAGGATCGCGCGCGGGTCGCGGCGCACGAGCACGGCGCCCGGGCGTACGCGGACTACCGCGAGATGCTGGAGCGCGAGGCGCTGGACGCCGTTCTGCTCTGCACGCCCCACTTCGTGCGCGTCGAGCCGATTCGCGCCATCTGCGCGCGCGGCGCCGCGCTCTTCTGCGAGAAGCCGCCGGCTCTTACCATGCAGGACGCCGCGGCGTGCCTGGAGGCGATCCGCGGGGCCGGCGTTGTCAACTCGGTCGGCTTTATGTATCGTTGGGCGCGCGTGACGGAGCACATGCGCGAGTTGCTTGATGGGCGCGTCGTGCTCTCTTGCACCGTTCGCGGCGCCTGGCCCGTCGCCTTCTGGGAGGGGATCCCCGAGTGGCTTCTGACCTGCGAGCGCTCGGGCGGGCCGATCGTGGAGCAGGGGGTGCATCTGCTGGACGTGGCGCGCTACGTGTTGCGCGATGACGTGGTCGAGGCCCAGGCGTTCGCCGCCAACCGGCTGATGCCGCGCGGCGAGCGCGCCACCGTCGACGACACGATCAGCGTGAACCTGCGCTTCTCGGGCGGCGCGCTCGGGACCCACCTACACAACTGGTCGCATCGCGGGTGGGTGTGGGAGGTAGCCTGCATCGGGGACGACTTCACGCTGACCTGGGACATGGCCACGAGCAGCGTCCGCGGGAGGATGAGCGAGGAGACGGTCCACTTCCACGCCGAGGACGATCCGTACCAGGCGGAGATCGAGGGGTTCCTGTTGGCCGTGGAGCGCGGCGATCAGTCGCTCATACGCTCCTCCTACGAGGACGCGGCGCGCACGCTGGCCGCCGCGCTCGCCGCGGCGGAGTCGGCGGCCGGTGGCGGCCGCCCGGTGCGGACGACGGCGGTCGAGTAG
- a CDS encoding nucleoside hydrolase: MPDVERGPSRREVLAAAAACAAPAADTATPRPRRVPVIDITDLYHPAQDPGDNVDLIAAYGLPEVELRAVVLDVSQRYRRPHRDAIDPAYSDPTGPRDGGFIPVAQLNYIFGRDVPCAAGPFEPMRHPGDTMRDAAAGQQAGVDLLLRALRASREPVDVVSFGSLRPLAVALNRDPELLRARVRRVHVCAGSMPAPYLEWNVRLDPHAFVRLLRSELPIALYPCATDGGAFALGEHNTYWRLADLGMLRRLHPRLQSYLCYALGRSQRIDFLNAIDDPPPPGALERLCPRPHHVWETAVWTQVSGRRLVRRADGTHRLLSAGAIGPGDAALPQELRPVCFEVSDAGDVRLRPAAGLARGWIYWRGDPAGQQAALQEALPALYTSFTPA; the protein is encoded by the coding sequence ATGCCCGACGTTGAGCGCGGCCCAAGCCGCCGGGAGGTGCTCGCCGCCGCGGCCGCCTGCGCCGCGCCGGCGGCCGACACCGCGACCCCGCGCCCTCGCCGCGTGCCCGTGATCGACATCACCGACCTCTACCATCCGGCGCAGGACCCCGGCGACAACGTGGACCTCATCGCCGCCTATGGCCTGCCCGAGGTGGAACTGCGGGCCGTCGTCCTCGACGTGTCACAGCGCTACCGACGCCCGCATCGCGACGCGATCGACCCCGCCTACAGCGACCCGACCGGGCCCCGCGATGGTGGCTTCATCCCGGTGGCGCAGCTCAACTACATCTTCGGCCGTGACGTGCCCTGCGCGGCAGGCCCGTTTGAGCCGATGCGCCACCCGGGCGACACGATGCGCGACGCGGCGGCCGGCCAGCAGGCCGGCGTCGACCTGCTGCTGCGGGCCCTGCGCGCCTCGCGTGAGCCCGTCGACGTGGTCTCCTTCGGCTCGCTCCGCCCGCTCGCCGTCGCCCTCAACCGCGACCCCGAACTGCTGCGCGCCCGCGTGCGGCGCGTCCACGTGTGCGCGGGCTCGATGCCGGCGCCCTATCTCGAGTGGAACGTCCGCCTCGATCCGCACGCCTTCGTCCGCTTGCTGCGCTCGGAACTGCCGATCGCGCTCTACCCGTGCGCCACGGACGGCGGCGCCTTCGCGCTGGGAGAGCACAACACCTACTGGCGGCTGGCCGACCTGGGCATGCTCCGCCGCCTGCATCCGCGCCTCCAGAGCTACCTGTGCTACGCCCTGGGCCGCTCACAGCGCATCGACTTCCTGAACGCCATCGACGATCCGCCACCTCCCGGAGCGCTCGAGCGCCTCTGCCCACGGCCCCATCACGTCTGGGAGACGGCCGTCTGGACTCAGGTATCCGGCCGCCGCCTCGTGCGCCGCGCCGACGGCACACACCGCCTGCTGTCCGCGGGGGCCATCGGGCCGGGGGACGCAGCGCTGCCTCAGGAGCTGCGACCCGTGTGTTTCGAGGTGAGCGACGCGGGCGACGTGCGGCTCCGGCCCGCGGCCGGCCTCGCCCGCGGGTGGATCTACTGGCGCGGCGACCCCGCCGGGCAGCAGGCCGCGCTCCAGGAGGCCCTGCCCGCGCTCTACACTTCGTTCACGCCGGCCTGA
- a CDS encoding RraA family protein, whose amino-acid sequence MTDPARARLTHGQILQLKRWNTPTVYNGWEQITRRDNAGDAFNIEETHDFMPEMGPMVGYAVTLVIEPSSPEHPRRLPAAWSEYRRYVADVPGPKIAVVQDLDRPRVIGSFWGEVNSNAHRALGCVGTITDGAIRDLDEMRDAGFKGIARRLCVGHANAWPVRWGCPVEVFGREVLPGQLIHADKHGFLAVPPEDEGALLEAARFMDCNECDTVIAAARAAPGLPAKEVLAALDAASEAFGLAARARYGARGEW is encoded by the coding sequence ATGACGGACCCCGCACGTGCGCGCCTGACGCACGGCCAGATACTCCAGCTCAAGCGCTGGAACACGCCGACGGTCTACAACGGCTGGGAGCAGATAACGCGCCGTGACAACGCCGGCGACGCGTTCAACATCGAGGAGACCCACGACTTCATGCCGGAGATGGGCCCGATGGTCGGCTACGCCGTCACGCTCGTGATCGAGCCCTCCAGCCCCGAGCACCCGCGCCGCCTGCCGGCGGCCTGGAGCGAGTACCGGCGCTACGTTGCCGACGTTCCCGGACCCAAGATCGCCGTCGTACAGGACCTGGACAGGCCGCGCGTCATCGGCTCGTTCTGGGGAGAGGTCAACTCGAACGCGCACCGCGCGCTCGGCTGCGTGGGCACCATCACGGACGGCGCCATCCGTGATCTGGACGAGATGCGCGACGCGGGCTTCAAGGGGATCGCGCGCCGGCTCTGCGTGGGCCACGCCAACGCGTGGCCGGTACGCTGGGGATGCCCGGTGGAGGTGTTCGGGCGCGAGGTGCTCCCCGGCCAACTCATTCACGCCGACAAGCACGGCTTCCTGGCGGTACCGCCGGAGGACGAGGGCGCGCTGCTGGAAGCCGCACGCTTCATGGACTGCAACGAGTGCGACACCGTCATCGCCGCCGCGCGCGCGGCCCCTGGTCTTCCCGCGAAGGAGGTATTGGCCGCGCTCGACGCAGCTTCCGAGGCGTTCGGCTTGGCCGCGCGGGCGCGCTACGGCGCTCGCGGCGAGTGGTGA
- a CDS encoding serpin family protein: MEPERLRVVLLTAAPFVLMLASLGACRGQGDGETPPAPPRTLAAAEPRFVSAVNDFGLRLYRRLASGGSQGNLFLSPVSVHLALDMVFNGAQRSTREAMAKTLALQGLTPEETSKAASALMEALRQPADAVQIEAANALWAREGLVLAPEFRRRTQREFDAAVHRADFASPGTADEVNAWVRDRTHGKIERIVDAATVRDAILLLVNALYFKGRWSVPFSPGLTQESHFHTEADGARRVPFMRRTAEMPYDENALFQAVALPYGDGRVRMVVILPKPGRSLADVNAQLTAERWRLWTGALAKRKGTLALPRFKTEYGTSLRPALAAMGMEVAFGGQADFGGMLAQGAHQQLTGRVRLSDVIHKTALEVNEEGTEAAAATGAVMGITSVRPVQPFQMTVDRPFLLAIEHQSSGALLFLGAIRDPR, translated from the coding sequence ATGGAACCGGAGCGGCTGCGCGTCGTGTTGCTGACGGCGGCCCCCTTCGTGCTCATGCTGGCCAGCCTGGGCGCGTGCCGCGGCCAGGGAGACGGCGAGACGCCACCCGCCCCGCCGCGGACCCTCGCGGCCGCTGAGCCTCGGTTCGTCTCCGCGGTCAACGACTTCGGCCTGCGCCTCTATCGTCGCCTTGCGAGCGGCGGCTCCCAGGGCAACCTCTTCCTCTCGCCCGTCAGCGTCCATCTTGCGCTCGACATGGTCTTCAACGGCGCGCAGCGATCCACGCGCGAGGCGATGGCGAAGACGCTTGCACTGCAGGGCCTGACGCCGGAGGAGACGTCGAAGGCCGCGTCCGCCTTGATGGAGGCGCTGCGGCAGCCCGCGGATGCCGTTCAGATCGAGGCGGCCAACGCGCTCTGGGCGCGCGAGGGCCTCGTGCTCGCCCCCGAGTTTCGACGCCGCACCCAGAGGGAGTTCGACGCCGCCGTGCACCGGGCCGACTTCGCGTCGCCCGGCACCGCGGACGAGGTGAACGCCTGGGTCCGCGACCGCACACACGGCAAGATCGAGCGGATCGTCGACGCGGCGACCGTGCGCGACGCCATCCTGCTGCTCGTGAACGCGCTGTACTTCAAGGGGCGCTGGTCCGTGCCGTTCTCGCCCGGCCTCACCCAGGAGAGCCACTTCCACACGGAGGCGGACGGCGCGCGCCGCGTGCCATTCATGCGGCGCACCGCCGAGATGCCCTACGACGAGAACGCGCTCTTTCAGGCCGTTGCGCTGCCCTACGGCGACGGGCGGGTGCGCATGGTGGTGATCCTGCCGAAGCCGGGCCGCTCGCTCGCCGACGTGAACGCGCAACTTACGGCGGAGCGCTGGAGGTTGTGGACCGGCGCCCTCGCGAAGCGCAAGGGCACGCTCGCGCTCCCGCGCTTCAAGACGGAGTACGGAACGTCCTTGCGCCCCGCGCTCGCCGCGATGGGGATGGAGGTCGCGTTCGGCGGCCAGGCCGACTTCGGCGGCATGCTCGCCCAGGGCGCGCACCAGCAGCTCACCGGCCGCGTAAGGCTATCCGACGTAATACACAAGACCGCGCTCGAGGTGAACGAGGAGGGAACCGAGGCCGCGGCCGCCACGGGTGCCGTCATGGGGATCACCTCCGTGCGGCCCGTGCAACCCTTCCAGATGACCGTCGACCGCCCGTTCCTGCTCGCCATCGAGCATCAGTCCAGCGGCGCCCTTCTGTTCCTGGGCGCCATCCGCGATCCCCGGTAG
- a CDS encoding pyridoxamine 5'-phosphate oxidase family protein produces the protein MDETLAAVRAFLESQSTMALATVSEEGLPGVAPVYYVSEGLALYWLSSPASRHSAALRARGRAAAAVYPAVWQWSAIRGVQVEGDTAPVRGAERRRILRLYRSRFQLPAELEAAVAAGTLYVLRPRRVRWLDNRVGFGYRAEVRLDAAGAPEEEAT, from the coding sequence ATGGACGAGACGCTGGCCGCGGTGCGGGCCTTCCTGGAGTCGCAGTCGACGATGGCGCTGGCCACCGTGAGTGAGGAGGGGCTGCCCGGGGTGGCCCCGGTGTACTACGTGAGCGAGGGGCTGGCGCTCTACTGGCTCTCCTCGCCCGCATCACGGCACAGCGCGGCGCTCCGGGCCCGTGGCCGCGCGGCCGCCGCCGTCTACCCGGCGGTGTGGCAGTGGAGCGCGATCCGGGGCGTTCAGGTCGAGGGCGATACCGCTCCCGTTCGGGGCGCGGAGCGACGGCGCATCCTGCGGCTCTACCGGTCGCGATTCCAGTTGCCCGCCGAGCTCGAGGCCGCCGTCGCGGCGGGCACGCTCTACGTGCTCCGGCCGCGCCGGGTGCGCTGGCTGGACAACCGCGTGGGCTTCGGCTACCGGGCCGAGGTGCGCCTGGATGCCGCCGGCGCGCCGGAAGAGGAGGCGACGTGA
- a CDS encoding SpoVR family protein, with translation MNNTDKAELERWIDIIWEKARQMGLDPYPTHFEVVPDHVIYELGAYGLPARFSHWTFGRDYHRQKTSYEYGLSKIYEIVFNSDPTQAFLFDNNSMLSHKLVVAHVLGHSDFFRRNAYFSHTDRKMIEKVRLHAERLRAYEQQHGPAEVERFLDAVLSIEEHFDPTAPGYRRKTPEEYERERTSPDEPATEFDDLWRVAGKRSEPPAPPPRKLPPEPEKDLLRFLRDHAPDLEEWQRDVVNIVREEMLYFLPQIRTKTMNEGWASFWHERILNELPLTAEEHWEFRRTHASVLSPGSRMSINPYHVGYQVLHDVRRRWDGEVDDEEPERDWREEEIRRPPGQGMAKVFEVVDQESDASFLRKYLTARLVRDLDLYTYRMEEVDGELAWVVSDTDWRRVRDTIVDSMTNLGAPVVTVEDGNYERRGELYLKHHFDGKPLDTDYTARTLRNIHFLWRRPVHLETVLDGEATLLTCDGEEIAQRAL, from the coding sequence ATGAACAATACCGATAAGGCCGAACTGGAGCGCTGGATCGACATCATCTGGGAGAAGGCCCGGCAGATGGGGCTCGACCCCTACCCGACGCACTTCGAGGTGGTGCCCGACCACGTCATCTACGAGCTCGGCGCCTACGGCCTTCCGGCCCGGTTCTCGCACTGGACATTCGGCCGCGACTACCACCGGCAGAAGACCAGCTATGAATACGGCCTGAGCAAGATCTACGAGATCGTGTTCAACTCCGACCCCACCCAGGCGTTCCTGTTCGACAACAACTCGATGCTTTCCCACAAGCTCGTGGTGGCCCACGTGCTCGGTCACTCCGACTTCTTTCGGCGCAACGCCTACTTTTCCCATACGGACCGCAAGATGATCGAGAAGGTGCGACTGCACGCCGAGCGCTTGCGCGCCTATGAGCAGCAGCATGGGCCGGCCGAGGTGGAGCGCTTCCTGGACGCCGTGCTCTCCATCGAGGAGCACTTCGACCCGACCGCGCCGGGCTACCGCCGCAAGACGCCGGAGGAGTACGAGCGCGAGCGCACATCGCCGGACGAGCCCGCAACCGAGTTCGACGATCTCTGGCGCGTGGCCGGGAAGCGCTCCGAGCCGCCGGCGCCGCCACCGCGCAAGCTGCCGCCCGAGCCCGAGAAAGACCTGCTTCGCTTCCTGCGCGACCACGCGCCCGATCTGGAGGAGTGGCAGCGCGACGTCGTCAACATCGTGCGCGAGGAGATGCTCTACTTCCTTCCCCAGATCCGTACGAAGACCATGAATGAGGGATGGGCCTCGTTCTGGCACGAACGGATCCTCAACGAGTTGCCGCTAACCGCGGAGGAGCACTGGGAGTTCCGGCGCACGCACGCCTCCGTGCTCTCGCCGGGATCGCGCATGTCGATCAATCCCTACCACGTGGGCTACCAGGTGCTCCACGACGTTCGGCGGCGCTGGGACGGCGAGGTAGACGACGAGGAGCCCGAGCGCGACTGGCGCGAGGAGGAGATCCGGCGGCCGCCCGGCCAGGGCATGGCGAAGGTCTTCGAGGTGGTGGATCAGGAGTCCGATGCCTCCTTTCTGCGCAAGTACCTTACGGCGCGCCTCGTGCGCGATCTTGACCTCTACACCTACCGGATGGAAGAGGTGGACGGTGAGCTGGCCTGGGTGGTGAGCGACACGGACTGGCGCCGGGTGCGCGACACCATCGTCGACTCGATGACGAACCTGGGCGCGCCCGTGGTGACCGTGGAGGATGGCAACTACGAGCGGCGGGGCGAGCTCTACCTGAAGCACCACTTCGACGGCAAGCCGCTCGACACGGACTACACCGCGCGGACCCTGCGCAACATCCACTTCCTCTGGCGCCGGCCGGTACACCTGGAAACGGTGCTCGACGGCGAGGCCACGCTCCTGACATGCGATGGCGAGGAGATCGCTCAGCGCGCGCTCTGA
- a CDS encoding hydantoinase/oxoprolinase family protein: MRPNVAAHDAADALRAEGLALDGQASLGADGNGIGLGIDAGGTYTDAVVYDPGARAVLAKAKSLTTYHDLVEGIRGALAQLPPELLGRVGVTSLSTTLATNSIVEGRGHRVGLIVLSPWDWFAESIDHQPSIRVPGCVDVTGEVLEPLDEETCRAAIRRLLDVERCAAIVVAGYATTRNPAQANRVRELVLEAAEVPVMCAHEVSRRLDAVQGARTAVANARLLPVIQHLIDSVHSALAERAVQGRLMVVKGDGTPVDESVARSRPVETILSGPAASASGARILTGLDDALVIDIGGTTTDCAILRDGRVAVARDGARVGPSVMSVDVVEICTVGLGGDSRIGFTREREITLGPQRNIPLSYLAARHPAVAEFLQTFDIRRCKGSLDATALDVLVRGGQSRLRWTEPEQRLLDALADGPLPAVRAAEILGVPSHVLLPLSRLESSGVIKRGALTPTDLLHVDGRFVRWDREAASRALALFSAMFGRPSSEVLRAALRVVTRRIFQEIVRREVSAEDARLHDLPPQWSYLLDRAFDGNGDCAGLGVRLSLRRPIVALGAPAQALVPPVREHLDAEIVVPEDADVANAVGAIATEVVVREEVTIAPGVSSAYVLYATDERVEFADLARATERATELARERARQRALEAGAAAPKVTVTRGDSSGLASDGGQVFLERRVTAVALGAALAHVPPGLAHVPPGLAR, from the coding sequence ATGAGGCCGAACGTGGCTGCCCACGACGCAGCGGACGCGCTCCGCGCCGAGGGGCTGGCCCTGGATGGCCAGGCCAGCCTCGGCGCCGACGGCAACGGGATCGGGCTCGGCATCGACGCGGGCGGCACCTACACCGACGCGGTGGTGTACGATCCGGGCGCCCGAGCCGTGCTCGCCAAGGCGAAATCGCTCACCACCTACCACGACCTGGTGGAGGGCATTCGCGGCGCGCTCGCCCAGCTCCCGCCTGAGCTGCTGGGGCGCGTGGGGGTCACGTCGCTCTCCACGACCCTCGCCACCAACTCGATCGTGGAGGGGCGCGGCCACCGGGTCGGCCTCATCGTGCTCTCGCCCTGGGACTGGTTCGCGGAGAGCATCGACCACCAGCCGTCGATTCGGGTGCCGGGCTGCGTGGACGTGACCGGCGAGGTCCTCGAGCCGCTCGACGAGGAGACCTGCCGCGCCGCCATCCGGCGACTGCTGGACGTGGAGCGATGCGCCGCCATCGTCGTGGCCGGCTACGCCACGACGCGCAATCCGGCGCAGGCCAACCGCGTACGCGAGCTCGTGCTCGAGGCCGCCGAGGTCCCTGTCATGTGCGCGCACGAGGTGAGCCGCCGCCTGGACGCGGTGCAGGGGGCGCGCACTGCCGTCGCCAACGCGCGGCTCCTGCCCGTCATCCAGCACCTGATCGACTCCGTTCATTCCGCGCTCGCCGAGCGCGCCGTGCAGGGCCGGCTGATGGTCGTGAAGGGCGATGGCACGCCGGTGGACGAGAGCGTGGCGCGCTCGCGGCCGGTCGAGACCATCCTCTCGGGCCCCGCCGCCAGCGCCAGCGGCGCGCGCATCCTCACCGGGCTCGATGACGCGCTCGTGATCGACATCGGCGGCACGACCACCGATTGCGCCATCCTGCGCGACGGGCGCGTGGCCGTCGCGCGCGACGGCGCGCGCGTGGGGCCCTCGGTGATGAGCGTGGACGTGGTGGAGATCTGCACCGTTGGCCTGGGCGGCGACAGCCGGATCGGCTTCACGCGTGAGCGCGAGATCACGCTGGGGCCCCAGCGCAACATCCCGCTCAGCTACCTGGCCGCCCGACACCCCGCCGTGGCCGAGTTCCTGCAAACCTTCGACATCCGCCGCTGCAAGGGCTCGCTGGACGCTACCGCACTCGACGTGCTCGTGCGCGGCGGCCAGAGCCGGCTGCGCTGGACGGAGCCCGAGCAGCGCCTGCTGGACGCGCTCGCCGACGGGCCGCTGCCGGCCGTGCGCGCGGCGGAGATCCTCGGCGTCCCGTCGCACGTCCTGCTCCCGCTCAGCCGGCTGGAGTCGAGCGGGGTCATCAAGCGAGGCGCCCTCACGCCCACGGATCTGCTCCACGTGGACGGGCGCTTCGTCCGGTGGGACCGCGAGGCCGCCTCCCGCGCGCTCGCGCTCTTCTCGGCGATGTTCGGGCGGCCGTCGAGCGAGGTGCTGCGCGCCGCGCTGCGGGTGGTGACGCGCCGCATCTTCCAGGAGATCGTCCGTCGCGAGGTGTCGGCCGAGGACGCGCGGCTGCACGACCTACCCCCGCAGTGGTCGTACCTGCTCGACCGCGCGTTCGACGGCAATGGCGACTGCGCCGGGCTCGGCGTGAGGCTGTCGCTTCGCCGGCCGATCGTCGCGCTCGGGGCGCCGGCGCAGGCCCTGGTGCCGCCGGTCCGCGAGCACCTGGACGCGGAGATCGTGGTGCCGGAGGATGCCGACGTCGCGAACGCGGTGGGCGCGATCGCCACCGAGGTCGTCGTCCGCGAGGAGGTCACGATCGCGCCGGGCGTCAGCTCGGCCTACGTGCTCTACGCCACCGACGAGCGCGTCGAGTTCGCGGACCTGGCGCGCGCGACGGAGCGCGCTACCGAGCTCGCGCGCGAACGAGCGCGGCAGCGCGCGCTGGAGGCCGGCGCCGCCGCGCCGAAGGTCACCGTGACGCGCGGCGACTCCTCGGGCCTCGCCTCCGACGGCGGGCAGGTGTTCCTGGAGCGCCGGGTGACGGCAGTGGCTCTCGGCGCCGCCCTCGCGCATGTGCCGCCCGGCCTCGCGCATGTGCCGCCCGGCCTCGCGCGATAG